The Microlunatus antarcticus DNA segment GAACGGCTCACGGGTTGAGCACGACCTTCACGCAGCCCTCTTCCTTGTTCTGGAAGATCTCGTACGCGTGCGGGGCCTCCTCCAGCGACAGGTGGTGCGTTGCGAAGGTGTCGACGCCGAGGGGGTCCTCGTCGGTCAGCAGCGGCAGGATGTCGGGCACCCACCGCAGGACGTTCGCCTGACCCATCCGCAGCTGGATCTGCTTGTCGAAGAGCGTCATCATCGGCATCGGGTCGGCCATGCCGCCGTAGACGCCGCTGAGGGAGATGGTGCCGCCGCGGCGGACCAGCTCGATCGCGGAGTAGAGGGCGGCGAGCTTGTCCACGCCGGCGGTCTTGAAGATCGGCTGCGCGATGGCGTCGGGCAGGAGCCCCGCCATCTTCTGCGCGAGCGCCGCACTCGGCGAGCCGTGCGCGTCCAGCCCGACGGCGTCGATCACGGCGTCGGCCCCGCGGCCGTCGGTCATGCTCTGGACGACCTCGAGCAGGTCGTCGCCGTGCTCGTCGAGGTCGATGACCTCGACCCCGCGGGCCTTGGCGCGGGCGAGCCGCTCCGGGACCAGGTCGACGCCGATGACCTTGCGGCCCGGGTTGTTGTGCAGGGCGATGCGGCACGCCATGTCGCCGATCGGTCCGAGACCGAGGACCAGCAGCGTCCCGTCGGCCGGGCACTCGGCGTACGTCACGGCCTGCCAGGCGGTCGGGAGCACGTCGGAGAGGTAGACGAACCGGTCGTCCGCCGGCCCCTCGGGCACCTTGATGTGGGTGAACTGCGCCTGCGGCACGCGGAGGTACTCCGCCTGGCCGCCGGGCACCTGGCCGTAGAGCTTGGAGTAGCCGAAGAGCGCGGCGCCGCTGCCCTGGTCGCGGACCTGGGTGGTCTCGCACTGCGTGTAAAGGCCGCGCTGGCACATCCAGCAGTGCCCGCACGAGATCTGGAACGGGAG contains these protein-coding regions:
- a CDS encoding zinc-dependent alcohol dehydrogenase — its product is MRAVTWQGKRKVSVEEVPDPRIEQPTDAIVKITSTNICGSDLHLYETLGPFMDRGDVLGHEPMGIVQEVGSEVGDLKVGDRVVLPFQISCGHCWMCQRGLYTQCETTQVRDQGSGAALFGYSKLYGQVPGGQAEYLRVPQAQFTHIKVPEGPADDRFVYLSDVLPTAWQAVTYAECPADGTLLVLGLGPIGDMACRIALHNNPGRKVIGVDLVPERLARAKARGVEVIDLDEHGDDLLEVVQSMTDGRGADAVIDAVGLDAHGSPSAALAQKMAGLLPDAIAQPIFKTAGVDKLAALYSAIELVRRGGTISLSGVYGGMADPMPMMTLFDKQIQLRMGQANVLRWVPDILPLLTDEDPLGVDTFATHHLSLEEAPHAYEIFQNKEEGCVKVVLNP